GTCGAAAGCTCAATGGACATTAATGCGGATGATCTGATCAAGCCAGCCAAAGGGAAAGGGAAGTAAGCATGACAGCGTTTCGAGATTTCCTTGAAACGGACATCTCCACCTTCCTCAATCCGTCAGAGTTTGGCGATATCCGTAATGTCGACGGTAAAGACATTACTGTGGTAATCGATGAGGATCTGACAGAAGAACGGCCTCGTCAACCATCAGAGCTCTACTACAGTGCCGATGGAGTATACAAAAAGCGAATCGTCCTTTACGTACGGTCTGTTGACTTTGGGCCAAGGCCAAACATAGAAGATAAGATCAGAGTTGACGGTCAGCTGTATCTGGTAACAGACTGTTCCGAGCAAATGGGAATCTTGGCAATCACCATGGAGGTGTATCAGCCATGATTGAATTGTCGGCAGAGCAGTTGGCCAAGGCCGAGGCAGCACTCAGCCACATCCCGGGCGCCACCCAGAAGGCTGCAGTTGCGGCAATCAACCGGGCAGCCCAGTCCGCCATGACTGCGGCGGCCCGGTCAGCACGGGAAAATTACTACATCAAACACGGCGAAGTCCTGAAAACAATGAAGCTATACCGGGCTACCCCAACAGATTTGGCTGCAATGGTGGTTTCCCGCGGATATGCCTTGCCTCTTACCAAGTTCAGGATTTCCCCCAGTAAGCCGAATCCGGCCAAGGCAGCGAAGGCCAGGTGGAGAAAAGGAAAGTCTTCTGCCCTGGTTGCGCGGGTACGAAGGGGAGAGGGCGGTCCTATTCCAGGGGCGTTTGTGGCCAGAGTGAAGAGCGGCCATGTTGGGGTATTTCGACGTACGAGTAAAGCCAAGTATCCGGTTGAGCATCTTTACGGTCCAGCCATCCCTCAAATGCTGGGCAGCCGAAGTGTCTCTGAAGCGGTCGAGAAACGAGCAAGCGAACAGTTGGGCGCCAGGTTGAATCACGAAATTGAGCGTCTATTGGAGGGTTATAGATGACCCCAGTGATCATGATTGACCAACTGGTCGAACGAATCAAGGAGATCGTCCAGCATATCCGCCTGGAAACAACCGATCCGGACATTCAAAGAGCCCCGAATGTTTGGGCCGAGACGGTCCCGAAAAAAAGTGCATCGGAACCGGGAAACTCAGACGTTCCTTGGGTGATAGTCCGGTTTATTGATGAGGAAGAAGATGATGAAAGCAACCTGGCAACGGTGCGCATTATTACAGGGACTTTCTCGGAAGATGAGCGAGAAGGATGGCGCGATATCCTGAATGTCACGACCCGGATCAAGACCGAACTTCTTAAAAATCCGCTGTTTGGTGACAATCATTTCAGGATTGAAAAACCTTTTGTCACGGAGATACCGGAGGAACAGCCATTCCCTGTATGGATCGGGATTCAAACAGCAAAAGTGGCTATGCCAATGACTGATGAAGAAGGAGGGTATCAAAGCGATGTCTTCTGGTAAAAAAACAACAAAAGAAATTGTGTCGAAACAAGAAACACCGCTAATCTACTGCGGCCCCACACTTCCGGGAGGCTTGTTGCGGCAGCATACCGTGTACCGAAACGGACTGCCCAAGCACTTGGATAAATACTTTGAAGAGTGCCCGGCCTTACGACAACTGTTTGTTCCTGTAAATCAGCTCTCAGCAACCATTCAAGCGGTAGCGACCGCAGGATCAGCTGAGAGCGTTTTTTATGCGGAAGTCCAGAAACACTTTAACGGAGGTGTGAGATAGTGCCATATCAACACGGTGTAAGTATTAACGAAGCTCCTACCTCGGTTGTGTCTCCGGTAGAAGCCAGCGCAGGCTTGCCGGTGGTGTTTGGAACAGCGCCTCTCCACTTGGCGGAGACCCTCGACAATGTGAACAAACCGGTTCTGGTTTACACCTACCCGGAAGCTGTCAAGGCACTCGGCTATGCGGATGACTGGGAAAAGTACACGTTGTGTGAGTTCATTGACTCCCACTTTTCCAAGTTCAACGTGGCACCCGTTGTATTCGTTAACGTGCTCGACCCGGAAACACACAAAACACCAGTCGCAAATCAGTCTGTACCACATGCCAATAAAGTCTCTACGATCGATGACGATGGAGTTCTCATCGACACGTTAATTGTAAAACTGACTGCAGAAGGCGCAGAACTGGTGAAAGGAACCGACTACGTGGCCGCATACGATAAGAGCGGCAAGGTGGTTATCACCGCCGTTGCCAATGGCGCAATTGGTACATCCCAGACCAGCCTGATCGTCTCCTATGACAAGCTGAATCCGGAAGCGGTGACGGGAAATGACATCATCGGGGGTGTCGATGGTACAACCGGTGATTATACCGGCCTGGAGCTTATCAACAAAGTATTTCCGATGTACCGCTTGGTTCCCGGGCAAATTTTGGCCCCTGGATGGAGTCAAGATCCGGTAGTTGCTGCCGTGATGGAAGCGAAAGCGAAGAAAATCAACGGAGTTTTTAACGCGCTTGCTGTCACAGACATTGACTCATCGGATACCGGTGCCGATCTATACACGGAAGTCCCGGCATGGAAGAACAATAACAATTACAGCGACCCACACATGGTCGCATGCTGGCCAAAAGTCTCTCTGGGTGACAAAGAATATCATCTTTCCACGCAATTTGCCGGCGCGACATGCCTGACCGACGCAGCAAACGATGATATTCCCTATGTCAGCCCGTCGAACAAGGCCCTGCAGGCGAATGGAGCCGTGACGGCCAGCGGGAAGGAAGTCTCTCTGGGGCAAGATCAGGCATCATATCTGAACGGGGAGGGTATTGTAACAGCCCTCAACTGGATCGGCGGGTGGAGACTATGGGGGAACCGGACGTCAGCATATCCGGCCATAACGGATGTTAAAGACTCATTTATCCCAAACCGTCGGATGAACAACTGGATCGGGAATACGATTATCCTGACGTACTGGCAATTCGTAGACGACCCGACTAACCGAAAGATGATCGATACCGTTGTCGATAGTCTTAACATTTGGCTTAATGGCCTTGTTGCCAGAGGAGCGCTCTTGGGTGGGCGCATCGAGTTCCGTGATGACGAGAACCCGTTAACTGATCTGTTGGATGGTATCGTTCGATTCCATGTGTATCAAGCCTCGCCTGTACCAGGCAGACAAATTGATTTCATTCTCGAATACGACGTCAACTACCTGCAGTCGCTATTCGCAGCATAACGGAGGTGAGAAGGTATGAATAAGATTCCGGAAAGAATAACGGACTTACGCGTGTATCGAGATGGGACTAACACTTTGCTGGGAGTGGCAGACGTAACGCTGCCGCCTCTTCAAAGTTTGACAGAGACTGTCAGCGGGGCGGGGATCGCCGGAGAGTATGAGTCGCCAACAGTCGGACAATATCAAAGCGCGAAATTAAGCATGACGTGGCGGACTATCACAGAGGAACAGATCAAACTCGCCGCGCCGCAAAGCCATCGTCTGGACATGCGCGGCGTAGTTCAGGTGTACGATGCAGCAAATGGCAAGTACAAACAGGTCGGCGTCCGTATTGTGGTTCAAGGGCCGCCGACCAACAACGAGCTCGGCAGACTGGGTAAAAATGCCACGTCAGACGGAACAACCGAGATCGAGGCACTGTACCTGAAAGTACAGTACGACGGAAAAACGAAGATTGAGATCGACAAATTGAACTATGTATGCGTCATCGATGGCGTGGATTACTTGAAAGAAACACGAAAAATCCTGGGTGTATAAGGGGCGTAGAGCATGGAGATCAAATTGAACAAACCGATTGAGAAGGACGGGCAGAAGATCGAGGTTATTAACCTCAACATGGAAGGGTTTACCGGGAAAGATGTGGTTGATATTGAGCGGCAAGTGCGTCTTTCCGGCGATTTGACTAACCCGAACCCTATATTCAGCCAATACGGTTTTGCAGTTGCCGCTGCCAAAATGTCAGGGTTGATCGTTGATGATATCCTGTCCCTCGATGCAGCGGATTTCCTCTTGGTTACGACGAAGGTGTCCCATTTTTTGTACTCTACGGTTTTGACAGCCGAGATCGGTTAAACCAGTTTCGCAAACAAGCTTTAAGCATGGCTCAAGCTACCTACACTTCTATGTTCGAGTGGCTTGAGCTACCTTTATGGCAATTTTACAAGTTCTTTGATGCGGCAATTGAGCTTGGCGAAGAGAGAGAAAGGAAGGTGAGTTCGTAATGGCTCGAAAACTACATGAGGTTAGTTTTGCTATAGCGGGAAAACTCTTGTCATCGTTCCAGTCCTCTTTCTCGGCTGCGTCAGGTCGTATCAAAGAGTTGAGCAACACTGCAAAAAACACCAAGGACCAACTGAAAAAGTTGGAACAGGAATACAAGAGGGGAGCTGTAACGGCCCAACAGTATGCGGCTGCCCATCAAAAGCTGACGAAACAACTCGATGCCGTCATAGCCAAGCAAAAACAGCTCGTAAGCATGCAAAGTAGGTACAATGAAGTTCAAGCGCAACAGCACGAGCTTGCAGGAAAATTCGCAACAGTTGGAGTGGCTACGTCACCGTTTCTTCTGGCTGCCAAGCAAGCCATGGACTTCGAGGACGCCATGCTCGGCGTAGCCAAGCAGGCCCAGGGCGCGCGCGATGAAAATGGCAAGCTGACACAAGTCTACTTCAATATGCGAGATCAGATCCAGAAACTCGGCAGAGAGATCCCTATAGCGACAAACGAGTTGGCAAAAATGGTCGAAGCCGGTTTGCGGATGGGAATACCAAACGAGAAAATCCTTGAGTTCACCAGGAATACAGCAAAAATGGCGACTGCGTTTGAAATGCCGGCCGACGAGATTGCCGACTACATGGGAAAAATCTCCAACGTAATGGGCATACCGATCGAGAAACTCGGTCAACTCGGCGATGCAATCAACTGGTTGGACGACAACGCCGTGGCCAAAGGGAAAGATATCATTGGTGTTTTACTGCGTACGGGCGGGGTTTTAAAGCAAGTAAACATGAATGCGCAACAAGGAGCAGCCCTTGCTTCCACCTTCTTGTCTCTTGGGAAGTCAGAGGAAGTGGCCGCGACCGCAACGAATGCCCTGATTCGTGAGCTAGCAATCGCCAACCAGCAGCCGAAGCGATTCCAAAAGGGGCTAGAGATGCTTGGGCTGACGTCTGAACAGGTTAACAAAGGGATGGTCAAGGACGCCCAGGGAACGATCCTGAAAGTGCTGGATCTCATCAATAAGTTGCCAAAAGAGCGGCAGACAGAAGTCACCACTTTGCTTTTTGGAAAAGAGTATGGAGATGATATTGCTGCACTTTCCGGAGCGGTGGGAGAATATCGCCGGCAGCTTTCTTTGTTGAATGATCCAAAATTGACGGGGTCAATGGGAAGGGAGTTTGAAGCGCGCGCCCAGACTACCTCTGCGCAGCTCCAAATTCTCAGGAACAAAGCAGCGGAGGTAGGAGTAACACTCGGAAGCGCACTCTTACCCATGGTGAACGAAGCCTTTACAAAGATCGGCAATGTCGCTATTAAAGTGGCAGAATGGGCGAAGGCAAATCCAGAGTTGGTAAAGACACTTACCCAGATTGCAATTGCGTTGGGTAGTGCACGGTTAGCTTTTCTGTCGATCACAGGTGTCATCAATATGGTCAAGATAGCTACGCTGGCGCTTAACATGGCCATGGCTGGAAACCCAATTGGCCTTATTGTGATCGCGGTTTCTACTCTGATTGGAGCGTTGATCTACCTCTATCAAACCAACGATACTGTCAGGAAGAAATTAAATCAGCTATTTGCTTTATTTCGGGAATCTCCTGAGCGAATATTGGCGCTCCTTGGACCGATCGGTATGCTGGCGGCAGCCGGCATAAAGTTGTATCAGAACTGGGACCAGATTAAACAGTTTGCTTCTGACTTGTGGGTGAGCCTTTACAACACGTTCGCCTCTGGCGTGAATAAAGTTGTCGGTGTACTCAACCCTTTGATCCAAAAGTGGAACGAGTTGACAGGTTCAAATGTAGCTCTCCTGCAGGAGATGGCTCTTGATTATTCGGTCCAGGTACGGAAGATGGGCGAAGCAAAACAAAGGCGGAACCTTGATATTGACGGATCCCATGCGGCCGGCATTTCCTATGTTCCGAACAACGGTTATCTCGCAGAGCTGCATCGAGGTGAGCGCGTGCTGACCGCCAGGGAAAACCGGGACTACCTAAGCCTCCGGAGTCCCTCGGCGGGTGCGCCTATTCAGGTCATCTACTCCCCAACAATCCAGGCAAATGATGTAACCGGGGTAAAGGATTTACTCCAGGAAGATAAGCGCTCGTTTGAGCAGCAGTACAAAGCTCTTGTTCGCCAGGAAAGGAGGTTGGCATTCATTTGAGGACGTATGTAACGGTTCAAGGGGATATGTGGGACGGCATCGCGAAGAAAACGCTTGGGAGCGAATACTACATGACCGCTCTAATCGATGCAAATCCGCGATATCGGGAGATCGTTATCTTCCCGGCCAACCTCCAGTTGAACATTCCTGACGCACCAGCGGCTACAGTACCATCTGACCTGCCTCCTTGGAAGCGCGGTGATACAACATGAATGCACGAAAAGCCTGGTTGCAGGTCAAGTATAACAGCAAGGACATCACAGCCGACCTGCAGCCGCATCTCTTGGGATGGTCCTATACCGATAATCTGAGTGGCCAAGCCGATGATCTGCAAATCACACTTGAAGATGCAGAGCGAAAATGGATTGGCCCTTGGTTCCCCGAGAAGGGGGCAGTCTTGACAGGAGTCGTCTATAGACAGGACTGGGAGAAGTACGGGATCACGAACACCCTTAATATCGGCCAGTTTGAGATCGATGAAGTTGAAGCCAGTCTTCCGCCGTGCGCGGTCTCGATCAAGGGTATATCCGTACCAGAATCATCCTCCTTGCGCGGCGAGGAGAAACACCAGGCGTGGGAAAAGACGAAGCTGTCTGTGATTGCCGCCGACAAGGCAAGTAAGGCAAAGCTGAAATTGATGTATGACGTGGATGACGATCCGGAATATGACCGAGTGGAGCAGACAGGGGAGACGGACCTGTCTTTTTTGATGCGATTGTGCAGCGAAGCGGGGTTGTGCATGAAGGTAACCGGTACCCAGCTGGTGATCGTCGACGAAGCCAAGTATGAAGCCAACGCTCCGATCGCGATCCTGCAGCCAGTTGACGTGAGTAGTTTCCGCGGAAGATCCTCCACCCAAGGCGCTTACCGCTCTTGCCGAGTGGAATATCACAGCCCAAAGGGACGGAGAAACATCGTCTACACCTATACGCCACCTAACGCGCCGAAGACAGGCAGGACGCTATACGTCAACCAGCGGGTGGCGTCCGTAAAAGAGGCGGAGCGCTTGGCGAAAAAGAAGCTCCGGGAAGCGAACAAGGACGCTATGAATGTATCACTAAGTTTGCCCGGGGACACACGGTTTGTCGCCGGTATCACGTTGAGTTTGTCCGGTTTCGGCGCATTTGATGGGAAGTATATCGTAACTCGAGCGATGCACACACAGCAGGGCAGGTATGAGACCGGTCTGGAGCTGCGTAGATGTTTGGAGGGGTATTGATGATCAGCAAGTTGATCCGAATAGGGGTCGTTTCCTCGATCAATCCGACCAAATGTGCTGCTCGGGTGGCTTTTGAGGATCAAGGAAAGAGCGTCTCCCCGGAACTTCCTATCCTTGTGCGCGGCTCATTTGGGACAAAGGACTACTGGATGCCAGAACCCGGGGAGCAAGTTTGGTGTTTGTTCAACCCGGCCGGAAACGCGGACGGTATCATTCTAGGATCGGTATATTCCGATGCAGACACCCCGCCGGTGACAGACGCTGCGAAACGGCATTTGCAGTTTAAAGACGGGACAAAGATCGAGTATGACGCCAATGCGCACACGCTTGCCCTGGATGTGAAGGGCCCAATCAAGTTAATCGCAAAGCAAGAAATCCGGGTTGACATCAAAGGCAAGGTGAAAATCATAACGGACGACGAGATCAAACTCGTGGCACCAAACAAGCTGATTGTAGACGGCAGTATCGACGTGTCCGGCACTGTGAACACGCAAGTACCGATGGCTCCGGAAACGCCGGCAGAAGGGAGCTGATCGGAATGGGGCAGATAGGCACTTTCGGCGAAATCGTGTTTGAGGTATCCAGCAATAAGATCCTGACTTTTAATGATTTTGCAAGGAGCGGGTCGGGTAGATGGTCAACTCATGAGATTAATCTACAGAAACCTCTGCCAGAGTTTCACGGCCCCGGACAGGAGGAGATCAGCTTTTCGATACGTCTGGACATCCAGCTCGGTGTAAATCCTGAAATCGAGCTGGAAAAGCTCCGGAAGATGCGGGATATCGGTGCCATTGCATATCTGATCGTCGGCGGAAGACCAGTGTCCCAGAATATGTGGCTGCTGGAGTCGTTCCGTGAACAGCACAAAACGCATGACGGCCAAGGGCGATTGCTCGCAGCCATTGTGGATCTTTCGCTGAAAGAATATCCGACGCAGGGAGGGTAGAAAAAATGAGCGTACATGAAGTTACTGGTGAAGCGGCCACCATCAACTTCGCGGCGACGGGCACAGAGGAAATTCTGCAAAATGTCAGGACCATCCTGGCGACCATCGCATTTACCTGCCCCCTTGCAAGGGACTTTGCCTGGAATCCTGATGTGGATGCCCCTATCAATGTCGTCCAAGCACAGATCATTCAAAGGGTCATGACAGCGATACGCACTTGGGAGCCCCGGGTAGAGGTTGTCAGTATAACCTTTGACGGGGATCCCCTAAACGGCCAACTGAAACCCAAAGTGAAAGTGAGGATTGCAGATGGCGCGATTTGATTTGCCAGACATCACGTTTGCAGAAAAATCCGTGGAACAGATCGAACGGGAAGTGATTGGTCGTTACGAAGCGGCGATCGGCAAGAAGCTTTCCCCGGCTGATCCGCGGATTCTTTTCCTGAAAGCAATTGTCGCGATGATTGCCCAGCAGCGCAGTGTGATCGACTATAGCGGCAAGCAAAATCTACTGGCTTATGCCCAGGATGCCTTCCTTGATCATATCGGCGCAGGTATCACGCCGCGGCTCAAAGAGCAGTATGCCAAAACGACGATACGATTCCACTTATCTACAAACAAGTCACAAACGATAAAAGTCGGAACCCGGGGGACAGCGGGAGACGGCATTTTTTTCGCGACCAAAGCAGACGTGACGTTTCCCACAAATCAACTCTACGTGGACATCGAGGCGGAATGCACCGTCCCTGGGGAAATCGGGAATGGGTACCAGCCGGGTGAGATCAACCAGCTGGTCGATCCGATCCAGTGGGTGGCCCGAATCGAAAACATTACCACGAGCGAAGGCGGCGCAGATACAGAAGCGGATGATCCGTATGCGGAGCGGATCAGGATCGCGCCAGAGAGCTTTTCTGTCGCAGGGCCAGAGGGGGCATATCAATTTTTCGCTCGATCGGCCAGCCAGTTGATCGTGGACGTAGCCGTTCGGAACCCGTCTGACGGCGTTGTGGAGATACGCCCTCTGCTGCAGGGTGGACAACTTCCGGATCAGGAAATGCTTGATTTGGTACTGGCAGCATGTAGCGAACGAAAAGTAAGGCCACTGACCGACAAGGTGCAGGTGCTAGCTCCAGAACAAGTCAACTATGACCTTACCGTTAGCTACTGGATTCCATCGTCCATGGCCAGCTTGGAATCCAGCATCAAAACAGCTGTGGAGCAGGCTGTTGAAGATTACAAAACATGGCAAAAATCCAAACTTGGGCGAGACATCGATCCTTCCGAGCTGGTGGCCAAGATGAAAGCAGCGGGAGCGAAGCGGGTAGTCGTTACGCTTCCGACCTACCAAAAGATCGAAGACTATCAGGTTGCCGTGGAAAATGCGGTGACGGTTATGTACGGAGGTCTGGAAGATGACTGATCTCAGGACTTTTTCGTTGCTGGATATCCTACCTGAAAGCCTTAAAAGTGATCCGGATATCGCCGCCATGGCCGCCGCACTCTCTCCAGAGCTTCAGGAGATCGCCGCGGCCGTCGATGAGATCATGCTCTGGGCAAACCTTGACAAGCTGCCGGAGCCTCTGATTGATTTGCTCGCGTGGCAAAAGAATGTGGATTTTTACGATGCCTCATTCCCGTTGGAGAAGAAACGAGAGCTCGTACGCCAATCGGATGAATTCAAGCGCCGGAAGGGAACACCCTGGGCAGTCGATCAGGTTGTTTCGGCTGCCTTTGATGAATCCCAGGTAACGGAATGGTTCGAATATGGCGGACAGCCTTATCGTTTCAGAATCACGACCACAGACCGGGTGACAAGTGATAAAAAGCTAATCGATCTCATCCGTGCCGTAAACGCCGTAAAAAACAAGCGCAGCCGCCTGGAGACGATCACAGTCCGCCGTGATAACCGGATGGAGCTCTACGTCGGCAGCGTTGTGACATCGTTAAAAATACTCACCATTAAGCCAGCAACGTAAAAAGGAGGGCACACCCTGTGGGGCAATACAATGGCGCTGTTCTTACGGAAAAAGGACTGCAGCTCCAAACAAAAGCACAGATGGGTGCAAGACTGCAGTTTACCCGGATCGCTATCGGCGACGGTTATCCATCCGGCTCACTCACGACAATGACAGAGCTGGTTAACGAGACTATGAGTTTGCCGATATTGGAGCTGAAAAATCTCGGGGCTGGCCAGACGCAGGTGAAGGCCATGGTCTCCAATCAGGAATTGACAGAGGGGATCTATGTTCGGGAGATCGGTCTTTTTGCCAACGATCCGGACATCGGGGAGATCCTCTACGCCGTGGCCAATGCCGGCGCATTGGCTGACTACCTCCCGCCGCCAAATGGGACTGATGTGGTGGAGGAGATTGTGCAGTTCATCACCGTAGTCGGGACCGCATCAGATGTGACTGCTGTAATCGACAGCCAGGCGGCAGTGACCGTCACCACATTCAATGAGCATGTAAACGACTCGAACATCCACATCACCCGCGCTGAATTCGATGCAGCCATATCGAGCCTTCGAAACGAAGTTCAGTTGATCAAGTCTACCTTCCCGGACAGCTTTACAAACAACCTGTTTACTGAGGACCTGGTGACGATTGACGCAATCGTTCTGACGCACGGCTACTACAACGAGGCGCAGAGTAGGCTGGAGGTGTAATCCTGTGAAGATAGGGCAGTTCAGCGACGGTTTGAAGGTTTTCTTCTGTCCAGGATGCCAAATGCACCACGGATTTGACTCCCGGTGGTTTTTCAATGGCGACTTTGAACGCCCAACGATCTCTCCGTCATATCTGGTGACAATCGGCCGTCATCCGGACCCTCCTGATCGATGCCATAGTTTTGTCCGGGATGGACAAATTGAATTTTTAAGTGATTGCACCCATTCACTTGCCGGGCAGACGGTAGATTTACCTGATGTGGAGGTGTAGGGAAAATGAGGAAACCTGCCAATAACGGCCATTTTGAGAAGGAAGGGGGAGGAATATGCCAAGCGTTACATTATGGAAAAACGTAACATCAATAAAGGACGCTTATGTTTTTCAGGCCAATCCTTCCTACCCACAAGCAGGATTAGAGTCATATCTCTATGTGGGTAGCCATGGTGGTGGTGGAGCAGGGGATATTTACAGGTCTATGGTGTATTTTGATTTGG
This sequence is a window from Brevibacillus composti. Protein-coding genes within it:
- a CDS encoding phage tail protein, yielding MGQIGTFGEIVFEVSSNKILTFNDFARSGSGRWSTHEINLQKPLPEFHGPGQEEISFSIRLDIQLGVNPEIELEKLRKMRDIGAIAYLIVGGRPVSQNMWLLESFREQHKTHDGQGRLLAAIVDLSLKEYPTQGG
- a CDS encoding phage tail tape measure protein, which encodes MARKLHEVSFAIAGKLLSSFQSSFSAASGRIKELSNTAKNTKDQLKKLEQEYKRGAVTAQQYAAAHQKLTKQLDAVIAKQKQLVSMQSRYNEVQAQQHELAGKFATVGVATSPFLLAAKQAMDFEDAMLGVAKQAQGARDENGKLTQVYFNMRDQIQKLGREIPIATNELAKMVEAGLRMGIPNEKILEFTRNTAKMATAFEMPADEIADYMGKISNVMGIPIEKLGQLGDAINWLDDNAVAKGKDIIGVLLRTGGVLKQVNMNAQQGAALASTFLSLGKSEEVAATATNALIRELAIANQQPKRFQKGLEMLGLTSEQVNKGMVKDAQGTILKVLDLINKLPKERQTEVTTLLFGKEYGDDIAALSGAVGEYRRQLSLLNDPKLTGSMGREFEARAQTTSAQLQILRNKAAEVGVTLGSALLPMVNEAFTKIGNVAIKVAEWAKANPELVKTLTQIAIALGSARLAFLSITGVINMVKIATLALNMAMAGNPIGLIVIAVSTLIGALIYLYQTNDTVRKKLNQLFALFRESPERILALLGPIGMLAAAGIKLYQNWDQIKQFASDLWVSLYNTFASGVNKVVGVLNPLIQKWNELTGSNVALLQEMALDYSVQVRKMGEAKQRRNLDIDGSHAAGISYVPNNGYLAELHRGERVLTARENRDYLSLRSPSAGAPIQVIYSPTIQANDVTGVKDLLQEDKRSFEQQYKALVRQERRLAFI
- a CDS encoding phage tail protein I yields the protein MTDLRTFSLLDILPESLKSDPDIAAMAAALSPELQEIAAAVDEIMLWANLDKLPEPLIDLLAWQKNVDFYDASFPLEKKRELVRQSDEFKRRKGTPWAVDQVVSAAFDESQVTEWFEYGGQPYRFRITTTDRVTSDKKLIDLIRAVNAVKNKRSRLETITVRRDNRMELYVGSVVTSLKILTIKPAT
- a CDS encoding phage tail assembly protein, giving the protein MEIKLNKPIEKDGQKIEVINLNMEGFTGKDVVDIERQVRLSGDLTNPNPIFSQYGFAVAAAKMSGLIVDDILSLDAADFLLVTTKVSHFLYSTVLTAEIG
- a CDS encoding phage major tail tube protein; amino-acid sequence: MNKIPERITDLRVYRDGTNTLLGVADVTLPPLQSLTETVSGAGIAGEYESPTVGQYQSAKLSMTWRTITEEQIKLAAPQSHRLDMRGVVQVYDAANGKYKQVGVRIVVQGPPTNNELGRLGKNATSDGTTEIEALYLKVQYDGKTKIEIDKLNYVCVIDGVDYLKETRKILGV
- a CDS encoding phage late control D family protein, yielding MNARKAWLQVKYNSKDITADLQPHLLGWSYTDNLSGQADDLQITLEDAERKWIGPWFPEKGAVLTGVVYRQDWEKYGITNTLNIGQFEIDEVEASLPPCAVSIKGISVPESSSLRGEEKHQAWEKTKLSVIAADKASKAKLKLMYDVDDDPEYDRVEQTGETDLSFLMRLCSEAGLCMKVTGTQLVIVDEAKYEANAPIAILQPVDVSSFRGRSSTQGAYRSCRVEYHSPKGRRNIVYTYTPPNAPKTGRTLYVNQRVASVKEAERLAKKKLREANKDAMNVSLSLPGDTRFVAGITLSLSGFGAFDGKYIVTRAMHTQQGRYETGLELRRCLEGY
- a CDS encoding phage tail-collar fiber domain-containing protein encodes the protein MGQYNGAVLTEKGLQLQTKAQMGARLQFTRIAIGDGYPSGSLTTMTELVNETMSLPILELKNLGAGQTQVKAMVSNQELTEGIYVREIGLFANDPDIGEILYAVANAGALADYLPPPNGTDVVEEIVQFITVVGTASDVTAVIDSQAAVTVTTFNEHVNDSNIHITRAEFDAAISSLRNEVQLIKSTFPDSFTNNLFTEDLVTIDAIVLTHGYYNEAQSRLEV
- a CDS encoding tail protein X, which encodes MRTYVTVQGDMWDGIAKKTLGSEYYMTALIDANPRYREIVIFPANLQLNIPDAPAATVPSDLPPWKRGDTT
- a CDS encoding baseplate assembly protein; this encodes MARFDLPDITFAEKSVEQIEREVIGRYEAAIGKKLSPADPRILFLKAIVAMIAQQRSVIDYSGKQNLLAYAQDAFLDHIGAGITPRLKEQYAKTTIRFHLSTNKSQTIKVGTRGTAGDGIFFATKADVTFPTNQLYVDIEAECTVPGEIGNGYQPGEINQLVDPIQWVARIENITTSEGGADTEADDPYAERIRIAPESFSVAGPEGAYQFFARSASQLIVDVAVRNPSDGVVEIRPLLQGGQLPDQEMLDLVLAACSERKVRPLTDKVQVLAPEQVNYDLTVSYWIPSSMASLESSIKTAVEQAVEDYKTWQKSKLGRDIDPSELVAKMKAAGAKRVVVTLPTYQKIEDYQVAVENAVTVMYGGLEDD
- a CDS encoding phage tail protein; the encoded protein is MIELSAEQLAKAEAALSHIPGATQKAAVAAINRAAQSAMTAAARSARENYYIKHGEVLKTMKLYRATPTDLAAMVVSRGYALPLTKFRISPSKPNPAKAAKARWRKGKSSALVARVRRGEGGPIPGAFVARVKSGHVGVFRRTSKAKYPVEHLYGPAIPQMLGSRSVSEAVEKRASEQLGARLNHEIERLLEGYR
- a CDS encoding phage tail sheath family protein: MPYQHGVSINEAPTSVVSPVEASAGLPVVFGTAPLHLAETLDNVNKPVLVYTYPEAVKALGYADDWEKYTLCEFIDSHFSKFNVAPVVFVNVLDPETHKTPVANQSVPHANKVSTIDDDGVLIDTLIVKLTAEGAELVKGTDYVAAYDKSGKVVITAVANGAIGTSQTSLIVSYDKLNPEAVTGNDIIGGVDGTTGDYTGLELINKVFPMYRLVPGQILAPGWSQDPVVAAVMEAKAKKINGVFNALAVTDIDSSDTGADLYTEVPAWKNNNNYSDPHMVACWPKVSLGDKEYHLSTQFAGATCLTDAANDDIPYVSPSNKALQANGAVTASGKEVSLGQDQASYLNGEGIVTALNWIGGWRLWGNRTSAYPAITDVKDSFIPNRRMNNWIGNTIILTYWQFVDDPTNRKMIDTVVDSLNIWLNGLVARGALLGGRIEFRDDENPLTDLLDGIVRFHVYQASPVPGRQIDFILEYDVNYLQSLFAA
- a CDS encoding GPW/gp25 family protein — its product is MSVHEVTGEAATINFAATGTEEILQNVRTILATIAFTCPLARDFAWNPDVDAPINVVQAQIIQRVMTAIRTWEPRVEVVSITFDGDPLNGQLKPKVKVRIADGAI
- a CDS encoding DUF6527 family protein, yielding MKIGQFSDGLKVFFCPGCQMHHGFDSRWFFNGDFERPTISPSYLVTIGRHPDPPDRCHSFVRDGQIEFLSDCTHSLAGQTVDLPDVEV
- a CDS encoding phage baseplate assembly protein V, coding for MISKLIRIGVVSSINPTKCAARVAFEDQGKSVSPELPILVRGSFGTKDYWMPEPGEQVWCLFNPAGNADGIILGSVYSDADTPPVTDAAKRHLQFKDGTKIEYDANAHTLALDVKGPIKLIAKQEIRVDIKGKVKIITDDEIKLVAPNKLIVDGSIDVSGTVNTQVPMAPETPAEGS